A stretch of the Gammaproteobacteria bacterium genome encodes the following:
- a CDS encoding site-specific integrase — MARTKRSRRSYGAGEWGRNRVRVFPDPKTGIFQIEWRENGSRLTRSLKHRDWMRAKKEADEFAAGFVGPDLNGKAEAEPEPLTLERLFDIYGEEVTPTKGGNKRRHDRAAMRMFLGFFGRDRRPGTLSQRDWDRFIRARRAGRVGLSGAPVSNRTIAYDLKLLVAVFNWASKSRDEQGRLLLEASPLRGLKTPTEKNPTRVVLSEDEYQALLQVSRDVDWRFHVALVLAHETGHRIGAIRQLRWSDIDLEAGMVRWRAEHEKTGYEHRTPVTAEAVAVLEEARRKTLESGDAPVLPAPRSPSKCVSAERVRIWWHRGQTRAGLEPKRGRGWHSLRRKFASDLMDQPLKVLCQLGGWKTPHTVLECYQRADEGQLRTALDNRRRVRG; from the coding sequence ATGGCACGCACGAAACGAAGTCGGCGCTCTTACGGCGCCGGCGAATGGGGCCGGAACCGGGTGAGGGTGTTCCCCGATCCCAAGACCGGCATCTTCCAGATCGAGTGGCGCGAGAACGGGAGCAGGCTCACCCGGTCGCTGAAACACCGCGACTGGATGAGGGCGAAGAAAGAGGCGGACGAGTTCGCCGCGGGCTTCGTCGGCCCGGACCTGAACGGCAAGGCGGAAGCCGAGCCCGAGCCGCTCACGCTGGAGAGGCTGTTTGACATTTACGGTGAAGAGGTGACGCCCACCAAGGGTGGGAACAAGCGGCGTCACGACAGGGCCGCAATGCGGATGTTCCTCGGGTTTTTCGGCAGGGACCGAAGACCCGGAACGCTTTCGCAACGCGACTGGGACCGCTTCATCCGAGCGCGGCGCGCGGGACGGGTCGGCCTGAGCGGAGCGCCGGTGTCGAATCGCACCATCGCATACGACCTGAAGCTCCTGGTCGCAGTCTTCAACTGGGCCTCGAAATCGAGGGACGAGCAGGGCCGCTTGCTCTTGGAAGCGAGTCCGCTGAGAGGCCTGAAGACCCCCACGGAAAAGAACCCGACGCGGGTGGTCCTTTCCGAGGACGAGTACCAGGCGCTTCTGCAGGTGTCCCGCGACGTGGACTGGCGGTTCCATGTCGCCCTCGTGCTGGCGCACGAGACGGGACACCGGATCGGTGCCATCCGTCAGCTCCGGTGGTCGGACATCGACCTTGAGGCCGGAATGGTGCGGTGGCGCGCGGAACACGAGAAGACCGGCTACGAACACCGGACGCCGGTGACCGCCGAGGCAGTCGCCGTCTTGGAGGAGGCACGAAGGAAGACCCTTGAGAGCGGGGACGCGCCGGTGCTGCCCGCGCCCAGGAGTCCTTCCAAGTGCGTGAGCGCCGAGCGGGTGCGCATCTGGTGGCACAGAGGCCAGACACGCGCGGGGCTGGAGCCGAAGCGCGGCAGGGGTTGGCACTCGCTGAGGCGCAAGTTCGCGTCCGATCTCATGGATCAGCCGCTCAAGGTGCTCTGCCAACTCGGTGGCTGGAAGACGCCGCACACGGTTCTCGAGTGCTACCAGAGGGCCGACGAGGGACAGCTTCGGACGGCGCTGGACAACCGCCGCAGGGTTCGCGGCTGA
- a CDS encoding dipeptidase, whose amino-acid sequence MERARGIHERVITLDTHADINPGNFTAELNYTMDLPTQVNLPKMEAGGLDVAWFIVYVGQGDLTPEGYAEAYDQAIAKFDAIHRLTGEIAPERIGLALTSDDVRRIAGEGRSVAMIGVENGYPVGEDIGRIQEFQERGARYLSLAHNGHSQLADSNTGEALDDWLHDGLSELGRQAVAELNRVGIMIDISHPSKPANMEVFELSRAPVMASHSSARALNDHSRNLDDEQLMALRENGGVVQTVAFRGYVDGPKNQAYQQASQMVIAEVAEEMDFEIIGGGRGRAFFMALQAMSPDEREAYQTGLRMVQDAAAERIAMEVAPVTPPVDVADFVDHIDYMVELIGLEHVGISSDFDGGGGVTGWDDASETFNVTLELVRRGYSEEEIGMLWSGNLLRVLDDVQAVAEEIRAETN is encoded by the coding sequence ATGGAGCGCGCCCGAGGCATCCACGAGCGGGTTATCACGCTCGACACCCACGCCGACATCAACCCGGGCAACTTCACCGCCGAGCTCAACTACACCATGGACCTGCCCACCCAGGTCAACCTGCCCAAGATGGAGGCGGGCGGGCTGGACGTTGCGTGGTTCATCGTGTACGTGGGGCAGGGCGACCTGACCCCGGAGGGGTACGCGGAAGCCTACGACCAGGCCATCGCCAAGTTCGACGCCATCCATCGCCTGACCGGGGAGATCGCGCCCGAGCGCATCGGGCTGGCCCTCACCTCCGACGACGTGCGCCGCATCGCGGGGGAGGGACGCAGCGTGGCCATGATCGGGGTCGAGAACGGATACCCGGTCGGGGAGGATATCGGCCGCATCCAGGAGTTCCAGGAGCGGGGCGCGCGCTACCTGTCGCTCGCCCACAACGGCCACAGCCAGCTCGCCGACTCCAATACCGGGGAGGCACTCGACGACTGGCTGCACGACGGGCTCAGCGAACTGGGCCGGCAGGCCGTGGCCGAGCTCAACCGGGTCGGCATCATGATCGACATCTCGCATCCCTCGAAGCCGGCCAACATGGAGGTGTTCGAGCTGAGCCGGGCACCGGTGATGGCCTCGCATTCCTCGGCGCGGGCGCTCAACGATCACAGCCGCAACCTGGACGACGAGCAGCTGATGGCGCTCCGGGAGAACGGCGGCGTGGTCCAGACCGTGGCCTTCCGCGGCTACGTCGACGGCCCCAAGAACCAGGCGTACCAGCAGGCTTCGCAGATGGTCATCGCCGAAGTCGCCGAGGAAATGGACTTCGAGATCATCGGCGGCGGCCGCGGCCGCGCTTTCTTCATGGCGCTGCAGGCGATGAGCCCCGATGAGCGCGAGGCCTACCAGACCGGGCTGCGCATGGTCCAGGACGCGGCGGCCGAGCGCATCGCGATGGAAGTGGCGCCGGTCACCCCGCCGGTCGACGTGGCCGACTTCGTGGACCATATCGACTACATGGTCGAACTGATCGGGCTCGAGCACGTGGGCATCAGCTCCGACTTCGATGGCGGTGGGGGCGTAACGGGATGGGACGACGCCTCGGAGACCTTCAACGTCACCCTGGAGCTGGTGCGGCGCGGCTACAGCGAGGAGGAGATCGGCATGCTCTGGAGCGGCAACCTCCTGCGCGTGCTGGACGACGTGCAGGCGGTCGCGGAGGAGATTCGGGCGGAGACCAACTGA
- a CDS encoding putative Ig domain-containing protein has product MRLRVLPAGVLAGLFAASCGGEGGTVDPGPPPPAPTGTVIGQVTVEGAPLPGVLVSLSGAAAQSTATGADGGFQFVSVPAGSHTVTLASGIPNDVTFSRTTASVTITSAGQQVRADFPGEYLRTSSIRGRVLAVTQGSQPQPVEGIALGMTGLQQAADTTDASGRYEFVALRPGEYTVSLLTTAGFAFDATSFTRTLTTGQNLEHDFVGAADLFIATESLDVGRIGIPYSQQLTARGGTTEGLVWSLEGGTRLPEGLAFTSNGLIAGTPRSVGFTEFRVSVTNAQGRRASAALSLRVCEGALGLDVGDYQVFREGERGECGFFVRAPQAGAYYRVTMVGTETPENPRVYDVGLSVAGSFTAAAAPMVASSERAGGAPRQEATSIGGPWLDELLERERAYARSHERLRRSEAELMERLSAEGPLPILPDLSQQVAQATRGGAGRGRAPEELAIRLSDAFAGACTVDTTVTARLVAENEHLAFYEYQTTSSPDNVRQILDYYADYGDEVIRRYFGGVSDVNGDGIVNVLIRPDLPGATLAYVWSADMTLSRNSCPASNEMELIHFDAESIDDISGNDFWALGTIVHEMKHVSSLYKGYRRRSASRFHPFWIEEGTADIAKEVSSRLAWQRAGGPAMRDRVTGDDLRDAFRSTGGNARAEAYGTFTAMARTVFAISPDSSAVTFQYGDGEIGDVYGSGWHFHRFLRDWVVGSGSATADERFMRVLNDSLTTAGIAGIEAVTGRPIEQLLIDHAIAMTFAGSESAAGADVPHFTTYDFPTTTEVFERPDPPGFYPWPVTTVGEDTANDFAPVAVPLATSGTRTFDGRLAASGVRIHDFRARGAGNGAAFYYDIPSSARVIVARISEPDP; this is encoded by the coding sequence ATGAGACTGCGAGTATTGCCGGCGGGGGTGCTGGCCGGGCTGTTCGCCGCCAGCTGCGGCGGAGAGGGCGGCACGGTCGATCCGGGCCCGCCGCCACCCGCTCCGACGGGCACGGTCATCGGGCAGGTCACGGTCGAGGGCGCGCCGTTGCCGGGCGTGCTGGTGTCGCTGAGCGGGGCAGCCGCCCAGTCGACCGCGACGGGCGCCGACGGTGGCTTCCAGTTCGTCTCGGTGCCTGCGGGATCGCACACCGTGACGCTCGCGAGCGGGATCCCCAACGACGTGACCTTCTCGCGGACCACCGCATCGGTCACCATCACTTCCGCCGGCCAGCAGGTGCGCGCGGACTTTCCCGGCGAGTACCTGCGCACCTCTTCCATCAGGGGCAGGGTGCTTGCGGTGACCCAGGGGAGTCAGCCGCAACCGGTGGAGGGCATCGCGCTGGGCATGACCGGCCTGCAGCAGGCGGCGGACACGACGGACGCCAGCGGCCGCTACGAGTTCGTGGCGCTGCGTCCGGGCGAGTACACGGTATCCCTGCTGACCACCGCCGGTTTCGCCTTCGACGCAACCAGCTTTACCCGGACTCTGACGACGGGACAGAACCTCGAGCACGACTTCGTCGGTGCCGCGGACCTGTTCATCGCCACCGAGTCACTGGACGTCGGCCGCATCGGAATCCCCTACTCCCAGCAGCTGACCGCGCGCGGCGGCACGACCGAGGGCCTCGTGTGGAGCCTCGAAGGGGGGACGCGCCTCCCGGAGGGCCTTGCCTTCACGAGCAACGGGCTGATCGCCGGCACGCCGCGTTCCGTGGGGTTCACGGAATTCCGCGTCAGCGTGACCAACGCCCAGGGGCGACGGGCGAGTGCGGCGCTGTCGTTGCGCGTGTGCGAGGGCGCGCTGGGCCTCGATGTAGGCGACTACCAGGTCTTCCGGGAGGGCGAGCGCGGGGAGTGCGGCTTCTTCGTCCGGGCTCCGCAGGCCGGCGCCTACTATCGCGTCACCATGGTGGGAACCGAGACGCCGGAGAATCCGCGGGTCTACGATGTCGGACTCAGCGTTGCCGGAAGCTTCACGGCGGCTGCCGCGCCGATGGTGGCGAGTTCGGAACGCGCGGGCGGCGCCCCGCGCCAGGAGGCGACCTCCATCGGGGGCCCCTGGCTGGACGAACTGCTCGAACGGGAACGCGCCTACGCCCGGAGCCACGAGCGCTTGCGCCGCAGCGAGGCCGAACTGATGGAGCGCCTATCGGCGGAAGGACCTCTGCCGATCCTTCCGGATCTCTCGCAACAGGTGGCACAGGCGACCCGCGGCGGGGCCGGGAGGGGCCGTGCGCCCGAGGAACTGGCCATCCGTCTCAGCGACGCGTTCGCCGGCGCCTGCACGGTCGACACCACGGTAACCGCCAGGCTGGTTGCCGAAAACGAACATCTGGCCTTCTACGAATACCAGACAACCTCTTCGCCCGACAATGTCCGACAGATCCTCGACTACTATGCCGACTACGGGGACGAGGTGATCCGGCGCTATTTCGGCGGCGTAAGCGACGTGAACGGGGACGGCATAGTGAACGTGCTCATCCGTCCCGACCTGCCGGGCGCCACCCTGGCCTACGTCTGGTCCGCCGACATGACGCTCTCGCGCAACTCCTGTCCGGCATCGAACGAAATGGAGCTGATCCACTTCGACGCCGAGTCCATCGACGACATCAGCGGCAACGACTTCTGGGCGCTGGGCACTATCGTGCACGAGATGAAGCACGTGAGCTCGCTGTACAAGGGCTACCGCAGAAGAAGTGCCAGCCGATTTCATCCGTTCTGGATCGAGGAAGGGACCGCCGACATCGCCAAGGAAGTGTCCTCGCGCCTGGCGTGGCAGCGCGCGGGCGGTCCCGCCATGAGGGATCGCGTTACGGGAGATGACCTGCGTGATGCGTTCCGGTCCACCGGTGGCAACGCCCGGGCCGAGGCCTACGGCACCTTTACCGCGATGGCCCGCACCGTCTTTGCGATCTCCCCGGATTCGAGCGCGGTAACCTTCCAATACGGAGACGGAGAGATCGGGGACGTGTACGGGTCGGGCTGGCATTTCCACCGCTTCCTGCGGGACTGGGTGGTGGGGAGCGGCAGCGCGACGGCGGATGAGCGCTTCATGCGCGTGCTGAACGACTCGCTCACCACGGCCGGAATCGCGGGCATCGAAGCCGTCACCGGCAGGCCGATTGAGCAGTTGCTGATCGACCACGCCATCGCCATGACGTTCGCCGGAAGCGAGAGCGCGGCGGGCGCCGATGTGCCCCACTTCACCACCTACGATTTCCCGACCACCACGGAGGTTTTCGAGCGGCCCGACCCGCCGGGCTTCTACCCCTGGCCGGTAACCACCGTCGGCGAAGACACCGCCAACGACTTCGCGCCGGTCGCCGTGCCGCTGGCCACCTCGGGAACACGCACCTTCGACGGCCGGCTGGCTGCCAGCGGCGTCCGCATCCACGACTTCCGGGCGCGCGGGGCGGGCAACGGCGCCGCCTTCTACTACGACATTCCGAGTTCCGCGCGGGTCATCGTGGCGCGCATTTCCGAGCCGGATCCGTAG
- a CDS encoding LD-carboxypeptidase, with protein MTLRVSAQPPLRPRALRPGARVALVAPAGPLGAGVLDKAVDRCRKLELGPVVYPAATRRRGYLAGSDEERLADLQAAFDDPATDAVWALRGGYGTLRILDGLDLARQRRDPIPFIGFSDNTNIHALHAREGIASFHGPHPGADFPPETEASFRTALFPGEAPGPLSPRPEDPAPHALSGGSAEGRLIGGNLAILASLCGSRDAISARGRILCLEDVGEPAYRVDRMLHQLLRAGVLDGVAGLAFGRFTGVREGSGDITAVLAEFAGRLGVPSVTDLPFGHTEHNCIIPVLTRARLDADAATLTVTEPATQPP; from the coding sequence ATGACACTCCGGGTTTCCGCCCAGCCGCCGCTCCGGCCGCGAGCGCTTCGTCCCGGCGCGCGCGTGGCGCTCGTAGCCCCGGCGGGGCCGCTCGGGGCCGGTGTGCTCGACAAGGCCGTCGATCGCTGCCGGAAGCTCGAGCTGGGACCCGTCGTGTACCCGGCGGCGACCCGGCGGCGGGGCTATCTGGCCGGAAGCGACGAGGAGCGGCTCGCGGACCTCCAGGCCGCCTTCGACGACCCGGCGACCGACGCGGTATGGGCGCTCCGGGGCGGGTACGGGACCCTGCGAATCCTCGACGGGCTGGATCTCGCGCGCCAGCGCCGCGACCCCATCCCCTTCATCGGCTTCAGCGACAACACCAACATCCACGCCCTCCACGCTAGAGAAGGCATAGCCTCCTTCCATGGGCCGCACCCCGGGGCCGACTTCCCCCCGGAAACCGAGGCGTCGTTCCGTACCGCGCTCTTCCCCGGCGAAGCTCCGGGACCGCTGTCGCCCCGGCCCGAAGATCCCGCTCCCCACGCGCTCTCGGGAGGGAGCGCGGAAGGCAGGCTCATCGGCGGGAATCTCGCGATCCTGGCGTCACTTTGCGGGTCGCGGGATGCCATCTCCGCGCGCGGCCGCATCCTGTGCCTCGAAGATGTGGGGGAGCCCGCCTACAGGGTGGACCGGATGCTGCACCAGCTGCTGCGCGCCGGCGTCCTGGACGGCGTCGCGGGACTCGCCTTCGGACGGTTCACCGGAGTGCGCGAGGGCTCCGGCGACATCACCGCCGTGCTCGCGGAATTCGCCGGCCGGCTCGGCGTCCCCTCGGTCACCGACCTGCCCTTCGGTCACACGGAACACAACTGCATCATCCCGGTGTTGACCAGGGCGCGCCTGGACGCCGACGCGGCGACCCTCACGGTGACGGAGCCGGCTACCCAGCCCCCATGA
- a CDS encoding HNH endonuclease signature motif containing protein — MEERDRGCRFPACGCRFTEAHHVKHWADGGETSLGNTVLLCRRARAVSHPVAGIDLTISAGRIPAN; from the coding sequence TTGGAGGAACGCGACCGGGGATGCCGCTTTCCCGCGTGTGGCTGCCGGTTCACCGAGGCGCATCACGTGAAGCACTGGGCCGACGGGGGCGAAACCAGCCTCGGGAACACAGTGTTGCTCTGCCGGCGGGCGCGTGCCGTTTCGCATCCTGTTGCGGGGATTGATCTTACGATTTCGGCGGGTCGGATTCCCGCCAACTGA
- a CDS encoding M20/M25/M40 family metallo-hydrolase: MSCPAFRSGRSPLAPPSPPVASFPGAAFVAVAVLAGVPSPASAQAPGFDAEAEVRALMEHPSVQEAFRHIEENDPWTIATLRELTQIPAPPFMEEVRGQRFLELLQESGVDSTWVDEEGNVIGLRRGSGAGTMIFSGHLDTVFPEGTDVTIRENGDTLFAPGIADDTRGLVAVLAVLRAMNAAEIQTDQDIWFVGTVGEEGTGDLRGVKHLFREGSPDFSAFISIDGLGHSGVTNAGLGSHRYRVAFKGPGGHSWGAFGLGNPIHALGRAVAAFDAEAKRYTDNAAQRTSYNVGTVGGGTSVNSIPFEAWMEIDMRSESPEALLEIDAVFQAAMRRGLEEANAVRARGEELTLEVTMIGNRPSGEIPEDHPFIQRALAATELMGGITSLRRSSTDSNTPISLGIPSVTIGGGGAGGNSHSLAEFFMNHNGPIGIQRALLILVSQAGMVPVM; the protein is encoded by the coding sequence ATGAGCTGTCCCGCTTTCAGATCCGGCAGGTCCCCGCTGGCTCCGCCGTCGCCGCCCGTCGCGTCGTTTCCCGGCGCCGCCTTCGTCGCGGTCGCCGTCCTCGCCGGCGTGCCGTCTCCCGCGTCCGCGCAGGCGCCGGGGTTCGACGCCGAAGCCGAGGTGCGCGCCCTGATGGAACATCCCTCCGTCCAGGAGGCGTTCCGTCACATCGAGGAGAACGACCCCTGGACCATCGCGACCCTGCGCGAACTCACTCAGATCCCCGCGCCGCCCTTCATGGAAGAGGTGCGCGGACAACGGTTCCTGGAGCTGCTTCAGGAATCGGGGGTCGATTCCACCTGGGTCGACGAGGAGGGCAACGTCATCGGCCTGCGCCGCGGCAGCGGCGCCGGAACGATGATCTTCTCCGGGCACCTGGACACGGTCTTTCCCGAGGGAACCGACGTGACCATCCGGGAGAACGGCGACACGCTGTTCGCGCCCGGCATCGCCGACGACACCCGCGGCCTGGTGGCCGTGCTCGCGGTGCTGCGCGCCATGAATGCCGCCGAGATCCAGACCGATCAGGACATCTGGTTCGTGGGCACGGTGGGCGAGGAAGGCACCGGCGACCTGCGCGGCGTCAAGCACCTCTTCCGTGAGGGCTCGCCGGATTTCAGCGCGTTCATCTCGATCGACGGGCTGGGGCACAGCGGGGTGACCAACGCAGGCCTGGGGTCGCACCGTTACCGGGTGGCCTTCAAGGGGCCGGGCGGCCACTCCTGGGGAGCGTTCGGGCTCGGCAACCCCATCCACGCCCTGGGACGCGCGGTGGCGGCCTTTGACGCCGAAGCCAAGCGCTACACGGACAACGCGGCCCAGCGCACCAGCTACAACGTCGGCACGGTGGGGGGCGGCACCTCGGTGAACTCGATTCCCTTCGAGGCCTGGATGGAGATCGACATGCGCTCGGAGAGCCCCGAGGCCTTGCTTGAGATCGACGCGGTCTTCCAGGCAGCGATGCGGCGTGGGCTCGAGGAGGCCAACGCGGTACGCGCCCGGGGCGAGGAACTGACGCTCGAGGTCACCATGATCGGCAACCGGCCCAGCGGCGAGATCCCGGAGGATCACCCCTTTATCCAGCGCGCGCTGGCGGCCACGGAGCTCATGGGCGGCATCACCTCGCTGCGGCGCTCCTCAACCGACTCCAACACGCCGATTTCGCTCGGCATCCCCTCCGTCACCATCGGCGGCGGCGGCGCGGGCGGAAACTCGCACTCGCTCGCCGAGTTCTTCATGAACCACAACGGTCCCATCGGCATCCAGCGCGCCCTGCTGATCCTGGTGTCGCAGGCGGGGATGGTGCCGGTGATGTAG
- a CDS encoding branched-chain amino acid ABC transporter substrate-binding protein, with amino-acid sequence MRRHTMLFGSVLATVLILAGCRDATEPPVEPPVEPPVEPPVEPPVEFEPGPLGAVTLESGEAVRLRMMLSVTVAPTLGAVSRQAAQIAVGDFGSVRGRDVDLGDPVDTSCSPEGGRAGASGIVGDPQVVGIIGTNCSAAAVAASPIASHAGLVMISPSNTSPRLTSDLAGNADADYHAGYFRVSSNDLHQARALSDFVYNQLELRSVATLHDGDPYTSALVAAFADAFAALGGEVPAQAKVEKGETDMTDVLVEFATAGPDAIFFPLFVTEGSAFAAQARAFDGLEGTTLISAAALLVSAFLETPQSEGIYFAGPESDFGSNVNERTGRSGQQVLAAFDARHGGFPGSPYWAHTYDATTILLSAIESVGVEDGDRLHIDRATLREQVGSTAMSGIVGTISCDAFGDCGTGRMNIYHHTDNSVTDVAQLPVVYVYSP; translated from the coding sequence ATGCGCAGACACACCATGCTGTTCGGTTCGGTGCTGGCCACGGTTCTCATCCTGGCGGGATGCCGCGATGCGACGGAGCCGCCGGTCGAACCGCCGGTCGAACCGCCCGTTGAGCCGCCGGTCGAGCCACCGGTTGAGTTCGAGCCGGGGCCGCTGGGCGCGGTCACGCTGGAATCGGGCGAGGCCGTGCGGCTGCGCATGATGCTCTCGGTGACGGTCGCGCCGACGCTGGGCGCCGTGTCCCGGCAGGCGGCCCAGATCGCCGTCGGGGACTTCGGTTCAGTCCGCGGACGCGACGTCGACCTCGGCGACCCGGTCGACACGAGCTGTTCGCCGGAAGGCGGCCGTGCGGGTGCGTCCGGAATCGTCGGCGACCCGCAGGTGGTGGGAATCATCGGCACGAACTGCTCCGCCGCAGCCGTGGCAGCGTCGCCCATCGCCAGCCATGCGGGCCTGGTCATGATCTCGCCCAGCAACACCTCGCCGCGCCTCACGTCGGACCTGGCCGGCAACGCGGACGCCGACTATCACGCCGGATACTTCCGCGTGTCGTCCAACGACCTGCACCAGGCCCGAGCTCTGTCGGACTTCGTGTACAACCAGCTGGAACTGCGGAGCGTGGCCACCCTTCACGACGGCGACCCGTACACGTCCGCCCTGGTGGCGGCGTTCGCCGACGCGTTTGCGGCGCTCGGGGGCGAGGTACCGGCCCAGGCCAAAGTCGAGAAGGGCGAAACCGACATGACGGACGTTCTCGTGGAGTTCGCGACAGCCGGCCCGGACGCCATCTTCTTCCCCCTGTTCGTGACGGAGGGATCGGCCTTCGCCGCGCAGGCGCGCGCCTTCGACGGGCTTGAAGGAACGACCCTGATTTCCGCGGCCGCGCTGCTGGTCTCCGCGTTTCTGGAGACGCCGCAGTCGGAGGGGATCTACTTCGCCGGCCCGGAATCGGACTTCGGATCGAACGTGAACGAGCGGACCGGAAGGAGCGGACAGCAGGTACTGGCCGCCTTCGACGCCAGGCACGGCGGTTTTCCCGGATCACCCTATTGGGCGCACACCTACGACGCGACCACCATCCTCCTCTCGGCCATCGAGTCCGTTGGCGTGGAGGATGGCGACAGGCTGCACATTGACCGCGCGACGTTGCGCGAGCAGGTGGGATCAACAGCCATGAGCGGCATTGTCGGGACGATATCCTGTGACGCCTTCGGCGACTGCGGCACCGGACGGATGAACATCTACCACCACACCGACAACAGCGTCACCGATGTCGCCCAGCTGCCGGTCGTCTACGTGTACAGCCCCTGA
- a CDS encoding BRCT domain-containing protein, producing the protein MIPAAHRHRILQDGEEGLPADFGADVRLDRDIQHFLGIAKGILLDKHVDDAEAESLLEWCEAHPEVVVRWPANKVYGCLHSIFDDGVVDERERKELTALLENVTGGAIGPKETPTSLPFDDPLPELHFADRVFVFTGRFAFGPRTTCWSETEKMGGIPQKRITFKTDYLVIGTLASQNWKHGAFGRKIQKAVHYRAQSGRPAIITEDHWAAPL; encoded by the coding sequence ATGATCCCTGCCGCCCACCGCCACCGCATTCTTCAAGATGGAGAAGAAGGGCTTCCCGCCGACTTCGGTGCAGACGTGCGGCTCGATCGGGACATCCAGCACTTCCTCGGAATCGCCAAGGGCATCCTGCTCGATAAGCATGTGGATGACGCCGAGGCCGAAAGCCTCCTTGAATGGTGCGAGGCGCACCCGGAAGTTGTTGTCCGGTGGCCTGCCAACAAGGTATACGGATGCCTTCACAGCATCTTCGATGATGGGGTGGTGGACGAACGAGAACGCAAGGAACTCACCGCTCTGCTCGAAAACGTGACCGGGGGCGCCATCGGCCCCAAGGAGACCCCGACATCCCTGCCTTTCGACGATCCCCTCCCAGAGCTCCATTTCGCGGACCGGGTGTTCGTCTTCACGGGACGCTTCGCCTTCGGGCCGCGCACCACCTGCTGGAGCGAGACCGAGAAAATGGGCGGCATCCCCCAGAAACGGATCACCTTCAAGACCGATTACCTGGTGATCGGCACTTTGGCAAGCCAGAATTGGAAGCATGGCGCTTTCGGAAGGAAGATTCAGAAGGCCGTCCACTACCGAGCTCAGAGCGGAAGGCCAGCAATCATTACCGAAGATCATTGGGCCGCCCCTCTCTAG
- a CDS encoding VanZ family protein, with translation MPSLFSSTRERRLWMWTAVVVAAIYSTLGLARTLVDYLGNDFFSVWLFLAGCLLVLLTVVTQGLRVRPGGAEIAVALGVAAAYLLIVVRMSVPTERSHLVEYGVVAVFIHEALTERASRGRRVPEPALLAIVAASLVGLIDEGIQRLIPNRVFDPVDILFNVLAAVMAVTASVALRWARRWGSSVVRRAMGEPGPE, from the coding sequence GTGCCCTCCCTTTTCTCTTCCACCCGCGAACGCCGCCTTTGGATGTGGACGGCGGTTGTCGTTGCGGCGATCTACTCGACCCTTGGGCTGGCGCGCACCCTCGTCGACTACCTGGGCAACGACTTCTTCTCCGTCTGGCTCTTCCTGGCCGGGTGCCTTCTCGTCCTGCTGACCGTCGTGACGCAGGGGCTGAGGGTCCGCCCCGGGGGCGCCGAGATCGCGGTCGCGCTGGGCGTTGCGGCCGCCTATCTGCTGATCGTCGTGCGCATGTCGGTCCCGACGGAGCGCTCTCACCTGGTGGAGTACGGCGTGGTCGCGGTCTTCATTCACGAGGCGCTGACGGAACGGGCCAGCCGGGGGCGCCGGGTTCCAGAGCCCGCGCTGCTCGCGATCGTAGCGGCTTCCCTGGTCGGCCTGATCGACGAGGGAATCCAGAGGCTCATTCCCAACCGCGTTTTCGACCCCGTCGACATCCTGTTCAACGTGCTGGCCGCCGTGATGGCCGTCACCGCAAGCGTGGCGCTACGTTGGGCCCGGCGTTGGGGCTCATCAGTCGTCAGGCGCGCCATGGGGGAACCTGGCCCCGAGTAG